A region from the Gemmatimonadaceae bacterium genome encodes:
- a CDS encoding MFS transporter produces MSRAALAAATFLCLVPVTLLVPGLHELVVVAHGGTESDAHAFMTVNMIAGMVTVPLAMRALRRSPGDVRRWAAIALLADAVAFAGMAFAPSLGVLYVFRVLDGAAHLPAITLLMVASNRLTNEGRGGALGALASAIMVGVAIGSPLGGWLVPRGPMTVYLTGAVLLLVAAGVCAGMPRQEVQLGEGSRYAWNRRSFASWIPLGYGFLDRFSIGVFVSTFTLYLTNEVGLSAPQRGALVALFMLPFAMLCYPAGRLADRMGWFWPLLVGNVLFGMTFALYGVVAPSWLPVAMVASGVFSALMYAPNLLLISDLARRGHGEGLFGAFQVAGSLGFLVGPIVGGTLVALTRESLGRPAYAAIFGGVGVVAALFAVVCWSAGRRLSREVRDGGVAASSALADSGA; encoded by the coding sequence ATGTCGCGCGCCGCCCTCGCCGCTGCCACGTTCCTGTGCCTTGTCCCGGTGACCCTGCTGGTCCCGGGGCTGCACGAGCTGGTCGTAGTTGCCCACGGTGGCACCGAGAGCGATGCGCACGCGTTCATGACCGTGAACATGATCGCCGGCATGGTGACCGTGCCGCTGGCCATGCGCGCGCTGCGCCGATCGCCCGGCGACGTGCGTCGGTGGGCAGCGATCGCACTCCTGGCTGACGCGGTCGCCTTCGCCGGTATGGCGTTCGCGCCGTCGCTTGGCGTGCTGTACGTGTTCCGAGTACTCGATGGCGCGGCGCATCTTCCGGCGATCACGCTCCTGATGGTCGCCAGCAATCGACTCACCAATGAGGGGCGCGGTGGTGCGCTGGGCGCGCTCGCATCAGCCATCATGGTGGGCGTCGCGATCGGATCACCGCTGGGAGGTTGGCTCGTTCCGCGCGGCCCGATGACGGTGTACCTCACGGGTGCGGTGCTGCTGCTCGTCGCCGCCGGCGTGTGCGCCGGGATGCCGCGGCAGGAGGTACAACTCGGCGAAGGGAGTCGATATGCGTGGAATCGCCGTTCGTTCGCGTCGTGGATCCCGCTCGGTTACGGATTTCTGGACCGCTTCTCGATCGGCGTCTTCGTGTCGACGTTCACGCTGTACCTGACCAATGAGGTGGGGCTGAGCGCCCCGCAGCGCGGCGCTCTCGTTGCGCTCTTCATGCTCCCATTCGCCATGCTGTGCTATCCTGCGGGCCGACTGGCGGACCGGATGGGTTGGTTCTGGCCGTTGCTTGTCGGCAACGTGCTGTTTGGGATGACGTTCGCGCTCTACGGCGTGGTTGCGCCCTCGTGGCTCCCGGTGGCCATGGTGGCATCAGGCGTGTTCAGCGCACTCATGTATGCGCCCAATCTCCTGCTCATCTCGGATCTCGCGCGCAGGGGTCACGGCGAGGGCCTGTTTGGCGCGTTCCAGGTGGCGGGGTCGCTCGGTTTTCTTGTTGGGCCCATCGTTGGCGGAACGCTGGTCGCGCTGACGCGTGAGAGCCTCGGGCGCCCGGCGTATGCGGCGATCTTTGGTGGCGTCGGCGTGGTGGCCGCGCTCTTCGCGGTGGTCTGCTGGTCGGCCGGGCGCCGGCTCTCTCGTGAGGTGCGCGACGGCGGTGTAGCGGCTTCCTCCGCGCTCGCCGACTCAGGAGCCTGA
- the pdeM gene encoding ligase-associated DNA damage response endonuclease PdeM, producing MARLTAYDLEVAGEHLSVRGDRSVFWPRVRTLVVADLHVGKTESLRGDGVAVPDGSMFDDLVRLSAAIEDTGANRVIVIGDFVHDARGLTPVVRAFVARWRRTVPCRLDLVIGNHDRRVPTLPDEWEIVCHDPALVESPLAFSHDDPVRGRYTLLGHVHPSIRLSGGGDGVRVPCFHVGERAMTLPAFSTLTAGAPVAPARGELAVAVVQGFVIPIVA from the coding sequence GTGGCGCGACTGACCGCGTACGACCTCGAGGTGGCTGGCGAGCATCTGAGTGTTCGCGGCGATCGCTCGGTCTTCTGGCCACGGGTTCGCACGCTGGTCGTGGCCGACCTGCACGTCGGGAAGACGGAAAGCCTCCGCGGCGACGGCGTGGCCGTTCCGGATGGATCGATGTTCGACGACCTCGTGCGCCTCAGCGCGGCCATCGAGGACACCGGGGCAAACCGGGTGATCGTGATCGGCGACTTCGTGCACGACGCGCGCGGGCTCACGCCAGTGGTGCGTGCGTTCGTGGCGCGGTGGCGGCGCACGGTGCCCTGCCGCCTCGACCTCGTGATCGGGAACCACGATCGGCGCGTGCCGACGTTGCCTGACGAGTGGGAGATCGTGTGCCATGACCCGGCCCTGGTGGAGTCGCCGTTGGCCTTTTCGCATGACGATCCCGTGCGCGGCAGGTACACCCTTCTCGGGCACGTCCACCCCTCGATCCGGCTCTCCGGCGGTGGAGACGGCGTACGCGTGCCGTGCTTTCACGTTGGGGAGCGCGCGATGACGCTGCCGGCCTTCTCCACGCTGACCGCGGGCGCACCCGTGGCGCCCGCGCGCGGTGAGCTGGCAGTTGCCGTCGTGCAGGGCTTCGTCATACCTATCGTCGCTTGA
- a CDS encoding insulinase family protein: MFVRSTVLPLLFASAIVVHAQGVAPAREATPTGAIPMDPAVRVGRLPNGLRYYIRRNARPEHRAELRLVVNAGSIVEDDDQRGLAHFVEHMLFNGTRRFAKNDIVSYLESIGVRFGADLNAQTGFDETIYILPVPTDKPGLLDRSFDILEDWAGAALFDSTEVVNERGVVLEEWRGGLGAETRIRDQQFPVIFKGSRYADRLPIGLPEVIRNANPAPLRRFYRDWYRPDLMAVIAVGDVNPVQIERMIRQRFGRLRPVARPRPRTGFPVPANQAPLVTIATDPEEQVTSVGVLYKHARRSVRTAADYRKSLVASLYNDMLNRRFAELSRKPDAAFSVASSGYGGFVRGTDAYQLVAVTREGATIPALESVLTEARRVRTHGFLPAELTRAKAAFLRAYESAWAEREKTESGDFVQEYVQHFLEGDPSPGIAWELRAVRTMLPGITVEDVNALGRQWITDENRVVMVSAPAKEGAKAPTAEELLAVFPRVEAATVAAWTESVSDAPLVAEPPAPGRVVSTSTMPELGVTEWKLSNGVRVLLKPTDFKADEVLLRGWSPGGASLVADADVPTATLATTLVERGGAGTFDAIALGKKLTGIQARAGTFIDDDSEGVTGSASPRDLSTLFQLTWARLITPRRDSAAFIAFRNQVRPFLANRATNPEAVFGDTVSQTMSRYSPRALPVNAEYLDRVSYDRAFAIFRERFTDFSDYTFVLVGAFAIDSVRPLVEQWLGALPGGGRPEVARDAGVRPPDGRIEKRVHKGVEPKAMTVVIYHGAAEFAPTERHALRSVTEYVEMKALESLREALGGTYSVGVGGTLQRWPIPSYTVSVQFGSSPQRADSLYAAVRTVIDSAKAGVISDADVAKIREQQQRAYEVNLRENSYWLLNLSSRIENHEDPKGLLAYPEFIRGLTKESLQAAARRYFSDANIARFVLLPERTTP, translated from the coding sequence GTGTTCGTGCGCTCCACCGTACTCCCGCTTCTATTCGCCAGCGCGATCGTCGTGCACGCACAGGGCGTCGCACCCGCACGCGAGGCGACCCCTACCGGTGCAATCCCGATGGACCCGGCGGTGCGCGTCGGCCGGCTGCCCAATGGATTGCGCTACTACATCCGGCGCAACGCCCGCCCGGAACATCGCGCCGAGTTGCGCCTCGTGGTCAACGCCGGCTCCATCGTCGAGGACGATGACCAGCGCGGCCTGGCGCACTTCGTCGAACACATGCTGTTCAACGGCACGCGCCGCTTTGCGAAGAACGACATCGTCTCCTACCTGGAGTCGATCGGCGTGCGTTTTGGCGCTGACCTCAACGCGCAGACCGGCTTCGACGAGACCATCTACATCCTGCCCGTCCCCACCGACAAACCCGGTCTCCTGGATCGCTCATTCGACATCCTGGAGGACTGGGCCGGTGCCGCGCTGTTCGACAGCACCGAAGTGGTCAATGAGCGCGGCGTCGTGCTCGAGGAATGGCGCGGAGGACTCGGCGCCGAGACACGCATCCGCGACCAGCAGTTCCCCGTGATCTTCAAGGGGTCCCGGTATGCCGACCGCTTGCCCATCGGACTCCCCGAGGTCATTCGCAACGCGAACCCCGCCCCGCTGCGCCGCTTCTATCGTGACTGGTATCGCCCGGACCTGATGGCCGTCATCGCGGTCGGTGACGTGAACCCGGTGCAGATCGAGCGCATGATCCGGCAGCGCTTTGGCCGACTGCGGCCCGTCGCGCGCCCGCGGCCGCGCACGGGCTTCCCGGTGCCCGCAAACCAGGCGCCACTCGTGACGATCGCCACCGACCCCGAGGAGCAGGTCACGTCCGTGGGCGTGTTGTACAAGCATGCCCGGCGCTCGGTGCGTACCGCGGCCGACTACCGGAAGTCACTCGTGGCGAGCCTGTACAATGACATGCTCAATCGCCGGTTTGCTGAGCTGTCGCGCAAGCCTGATGCGGCGTTTTCGGTGGCATCGTCCGGCTATGGTGGATTCGTGCGCGGCACCGACGCCTACCAGTTGGTTGCAGTGACCAGAGAAGGCGCGACCATCCCGGCGCTCGAAAGTGTGCTCACGGAAGCGCGCCGCGTCCGCACGCACGGCTTTCTTCCCGCCGAACTCACGCGCGCCAAGGCCGCGTTCCTCCGCGCATACGAGAGTGCGTGGGCCGAGCGTGAGAAAACGGAGTCGGGTGACTTCGTGCAGGAGTACGTGCAGCACTTCCTCGAAGGCGACCCCAGCCCCGGCATCGCCTGGGAGCTGCGCGCGGTGCGCACCATGCTTCCCGGCATCACAGTCGAGGACGTGAATGCGCTCGGGAGGCAGTGGATCACCGACGAGAACCGCGTCGTCATGGTCTCGGCGCCGGCGAAGGAGGGAGCCAAGGCGCCGACGGCGGAGGAACTCCTCGCGGTGTTCCCCCGCGTCGAGGCCGCGACCGTTGCGGCATGGACCGAGTCGGTGAGCGATGCCCCACTCGTCGCGGAGCCGCCGGCCCCCGGTCGCGTCGTGTCGACGTCCACCATGCCGGAACTCGGCGTCACCGAGTGGAAGCTCTCGAACGGCGTGCGGGTACTCCTCAAGCCGACGGACTTCAAGGCGGACGAGGTGCTCCTGCGCGGATGGAGCCCCGGAGGCGCGAGTCTCGTCGCCGATGCCGACGTTCCGACCGCCACGCTTGCGACCACACTCGTCGAGCGCGGCGGCGCCGGAACATTTGACGCCATCGCGCTCGGCAAGAAGCTCACGGGCATTCAAGCGCGTGCCGGCACGTTCATCGACGACGATTCCGAGGGCGTCACCGGCAGCGCATCTCCGCGCGATCTCTCGACACTGTTCCAGCTCACGTGGGCCCGCCTGATCACGCCGCGGCGTGACTCGGCGGCCTTCATCGCCTTCCGCAACCAGGTGCGTCCGTTCCTCGCCAACCGCGCCACCAACCCCGAGGCCGTCTTTGGCGACACCGTCTCGCAGACGATGTCGCGCTACAGTCCACGCGCCCTGCCCGTGAACGCCGAGTATCTCGATCGCGTGTCGTACGATCGGGCGTTCGCGATCTTCCGCGAGCGTTTCACCGACTTCTCCGACTACACCTTTGTGCTCGTGGGCGCGTTCGCGATCGACAGCGTCCGACCGCTGGTCGAACAATGGCTGGGGGCGTTACCCGGAGGCGGGCGTCCCGAAGTCGCACGCGACGCCGGCGTACGCCCACCGGACGGACGCATCGAGAAGCGAGTCCACAAGGGCGTCGAACCCAAGGCCATGACCGTGGTGATCTATCACGGCGCGGCCGAGTTCGCGCCGACGGAGCGTCACGCGCTGCGATCGGTCACTGAATACGTGGAGATGAAGGCGCTCGAGTCGCTGCGCGAAGCGCTCGGTGGCACGTATTCGGTGGGCGTCGGCGGAACCCTGCAGCGCTGGCCGATCCCGTCGTACACCGTCTCCGTGCAGTTTGGCTCGTCGCCCCAGCGGGCCGACTCGCTGTACGCCGCGGTGCGCACGGTGATCGACTCGGCCAAAGCCGGCGTGATCAGCGATGCGGACGTCGCCAAAATCCGTGAGCAGCAGCAGCGAGCGTACGAGGTGAACCTGCGAGAGAACAGCTACTGGCTCCTCAATCTCTCGTCGCGCATCGAGAATCACGAAGACCCGAAGGGACTGCTGGCGTACCCCGAGTTCATCCGCGGCCTCACGAAGGAATCGCTGCAGGCCGCCGCGCGGCGTTACTTCAGCGACGCCAACATCGCGCGGTTTGTGTTGTTGCCGGAGCGCACGACGCCGTAG
- a CDS encoding Ig-like domain-containing protein, with translation MHKRLVGAALLLAAFAPSVSAQRPLNIEVGAFGQFTMHDKDLNLSNGPTIGGRIAIYMLHNLATEIDGQLGKSDWDFSGSTKSLTLRPWAVRLIYGIPLSERTRLEVGAGYQQNQYVGRTQALFNGVVSANEYEDAFTGLVGLKFCMNERLNFRVDGVADYNPSPNFNGSANDPLDGTALNYGIRAGLGTAIRGRCPGAPYTWALAVAPASSRHRVGETEALQISARDGEGNPIELSSLRNYRCSSDNPNVATVDQNGRVSAVSPGTATITCSGMKNGVTQSGTHTITVRRPEWRLTVTGGGTHLVGQGGTASASAADEDNRPVTGATAWTSSNPSVATVDNNGAYRCVAAGTATITATMTRGDETRTGSVQVTCNAPPPPPPPPARLVASLSDVHFGFNQSSLTRAGRDTLDWVLGQLKSAAGANWVVSIEGHTDPYGSDAYNDRLSRARAQSVFTYLTRRGAGVEASRIAAQQGFGEACLLLDDDHDRPQRPKAEHLRNRRVEIWNLNGTAVPTGCRPMSDYQNR, from the coding sequence ATGCACAAACGACTTGTTGGAGCCGCGCTGCTCCTGGCGGCGTTCGCGCCCTCGGTTTCGGCGCAACGACCGCTGAACATCGAGGTCGGCGCGTTCGGTCAGTTCACGATGCACGACAAGGACCTGAACCTCAGCAACGGTCCCACGATCGGCGGTCGCATCGCGATCTACATGCTGCACAACCTCGCGACCGAAATCGACGGCCAGCTCGGCAAGAGCGACTGGGACTTCTCGGGGTCGACCAAGTCCCTCACGCTGCGTCCGTGGGCCGTTCGCCTGATCTATGGCATTCCGCTCAGCGAGCGCACAAGGCTGGAAGTGGGCGCCGGCTACCAGCAGAACCAGTACGTCGGCCGCACGCAGGCCCTGTTCAACGGCGTGGTGAGCGCGAACGAATACGAAGACGCGTTCACCGGACTCGTTGGCCTCAAGTTCTGCATGAACGAGCGCCTCAACTTCCGGGTGGATGGCGTCGCGGACTACAACCCGTCGCCGAACTTCAACGGTTCGGCGAATGATCCGCTCGACGGCACGGCGCTGAACTACGGCATTCGCGCCGGCCTCGGGACCGCGATCCGTGGCAGGTGCCCGGGCGCGCCCTACACCTGGGCGCTCGCGGTGGCTCCGGCCAGCAGCCGTCACCGCGTGGGCGAGACCGAAGCGCTGCAGATCTCCGCACGCGACGGCGAAGGCAACCCGATCGAACTCTCCAGCCTGCGCAACTACCGTTGCTCGTCGGACAACCCGAACGTCGCCACGGTCGATCAGAACGGTCGCGTGTCGGCCGTCTCGCCCGGCACGGCGACGATCACCTGCTCGGGCATGAAGAACGGGGTGACGCAGTCGGGCACGCACACGATCACGGTTCGTCGCCCCGAGTGGCGCCTGACGGTGACCGGTGGTGGCACGCACCTGGTGGGCCAGGGTGGAACCGCGTCGGCCTCGGCCGCTGACGAGGACAACCGTCCGGTCACTGGCGCCACGGCGTGGACGTCCAGCAACCCGTCGGTTGCGACCGTCGACAACAACGGCGCGTATCGCTGCGTGGCCGCTGGCACCGCGACAATCACCGCCACGATGACCCGTGGAGACGAAACGCGCACCGGCTCGGTGCAGGTCACCTGCAACGCGCCGCCGCCACCACCGCCCCCGCCGGCTCGCCTCGTCGCGAGCCTCAGCGACGTGCACTTCGGCTTCAACCAGTCCTCGTTGACGCGTGCGGGCCGCGACACCCTTGACTGGGTGCTCGGCCAGCTCAAGTCGGCCGCAGGCGCCAACTGGGTGGTCTCGATCGAGGGCCACACCGATCCGTACGGCAGCGATGCCTACAACGATCGCCTGTCGCGGGCCCGCGCCCAGAGCGTCTTCACCTACCTCACGCGCCGCGGCGCCGGCGTGGAAGCCTCGCGCATCGCTGCGCAGCAGGGCTTTGGCGAAGCGTGCCTGCTGCTCGACGACGATCACGATCGCCCGCAGCGGCCAAAGGCCGAACACCTGCGCAACCGCCGCGTGGAGATCTGGAACCTCAACGGAACGGCCGTCCCGACGGGATGCCGGCCGATGTCGGACTACCAGAACCGCTGA
- a CDS encoding DUF423 domain-containing protein, which translates to MDATFVRLGALSAAVAVGAGAFGAHALRARLTPEMLAVFETAARYQMYHALGIVLAAFVMARRSRRVARAAGWFFAVGTVCFSGALYALALSGVRALGAVAPVGGASFLAGWICMAIAARPGTDGTGATLRGP; encoded by the coding sequence ATGGATGCCACCTTTGTGAGACTCGGGGCCCTGTCAGCGGCCGTCGCGGTGGGCGCCGGAGCGTTCGGTGCACATGCGCTTCGTGCCCGGCTCACCCCCGAAATGCTCGCCGTCTTCGAAACCGCCGCGCGATACCAGATGTATCACGCCTTGGGCATCGTGCTGGCCGCGTTCGTGATGGCGCGACGGTCCAGGCGAGTGGCGCGCGCCGCCGGATGGTTCTTTGCGGTCGGCACCGTGTGTTTCAGCGGGGCACTGTACGCCCTCGCACTGAGCGGCGTGCGGGCGCTGGGAGCCGTTGCGCCGGTCGGCGGGGCGAGCTTCCTCGCGGGTTGGATATGCATGGCGATCGCGGCGCGCCCGGGCACCGATGGCACGGGAGCGACGTTGCGCGGGCCCTGA